The genomic DNA CTCGACCAGGCACTGCGCTCCGCGTCCCGCTGACCCTCCCCACCCCCCGAAGGACGACCCTCATGACTCGCATGACTCGCTCCAGCAGCACTCCTCGACCGAGCCGTCGCCTCGCGCTCGCCACCGGCGGCGCGGGCCTCACCGCGCTCCTGGCCGCCTGCGGGGCCGGGGGCGGGTCCTCCGCGGGAGGCTCCGGCGACGAGGACTTCCTCGCGCGCATCCAGGAGGCCGGGACCGTCCGGGTCGGGCTGGAGGGCACCTACCGCCCCTACGCCTTCCACGACGTCAGCGGTGAGCTGGTCGGCTTCGAGAAGGACATCGCCGATGTCATCGCCGAAGGACTCGGCGTCGAGCCCGAGTACATCGAGACCGAATGGGACTCCCTGATCGCCGGGCTCGACGTCGACCGCTACGACCTGGTCATCAACAACGTCGGGATCACGCCGGAGCGCGAGGAGAAGTACGCGTTCACCGCGCCGTACGCGCAGTCCATCGGGCGTATCGCCGTCCCGGAGGACTCCGACCTCGAGGTCGTCGAGGACCTGGACGGCAAGCGCGCCGCCCAGACCGCCACCAGCAACTGGGCCCAGCAGATGGAGGAGCTCGGCGCGGAGGTGGTGCCGGTCCAGGGATTCGCCGAAGCCATCGACCTGGTCCTCCAGGGACGCGTCGACGCGACCGCCAACGACTTCATCTCCTTCCAGACCTACCAGGAGGAGCACCCCGATGCCGCCTTCCGGATGCTGGATGCGGAGCTGCCCTCCGACGTGACCGTCGGCGTGATCATGCAGAAGGGGCAGGAGCAGCTGCTCGCCGCGGTCGACGAGATCCTGGCCGACATGAAGGCCGACGGCTCGCTGACCACCATCTACGAGGAATGGGTGGGCCAGGACATCACCCCGGAGGGCTGAGCACCAGATGTCCCACGTCCTCGAGCTGTGGATCGACTCGCTGCCGCGCATGCTCGCGGCGCTGGTCGAGGTCACGGTCCCGCTGTCGCTGATCTCCTTCGCGATCGCCCTGGCCCTCGCCGTCGCGGTGGCACTGCTCCGGCTGTACTCGCCCGCACCCCTGAAGCTCCTGGCCTGGGCGTACGTGCAGGTGTTCCGCGGCACGCCCCTGGTGGTGCAGCTGTTCATCGTGTTCTTCGGCCTGCCGAACCTGGGGGTCAGCCTGCCGGCCTTCACCGCGGCGGTGATCACGCTCGCGCTGAACACGGGGGCCTATGCGTCCGAGGCGGTGCGCGCTTCGATCCTCTCGATCCCGCGCGGGCAGTTCGAGGCCGCGCAGACCCTGAACCTCTCGCGCTCGACGACCTTCCGCAAGGTCGTCGCCCCGCAGGCGGTGCGGATCGTGCTGCCGCCGCTGGCGAACGACTTCATCGACCTGGTCAAGGGCACCAGCCTGGTCTTCGCGATCACCCTGATCGACCTGTTCCAGGTGGGACGGCAGGTGGCGGCCACGACCTACGAACCCCTGATCATGTACACACTGGTCGCCCTGATCTACCTCGCCCTGGTCTCGTTGCTGAGCCTCGGGCAGAACGTCCTGGAGAAGAAGGTGTCCGCCCATGTCCGTGCCGGCTGAGCCCCTCCGGCTCCTCGGGGTCCGCAAGACCTTCGGCGACCTGGTCGCTCTCGACGACATCTCCTTCGAGGTCGGCCGGGGCAGCACGACCGTGCTGCTGGGGCCCTCCGGCTCCGGGAAGTCCACGCTGCTGCGCTGCATCAACCTGCTGGAGAAGCCCGATGCCGGGCAGATCGACCTCGGCGACGGACCGATCGACGTGGGCGGGAAGCTCTCCGGCCGCACGGTGCGCACCATCCGTTCGCGCTCGACGATGGTCTTCCAGCAGTTCAACCTGTTCCCGCACCTGACGGCGCTGGGCAATGTGGTCCTGGCACCGATCGAGTCGCGCGGGCTGCCCCGCCCCGCGGCCGAGGAACGGGGACGTGAGTTGCTGGAGAAGGTGGGGCTCGGGGACAAGACCGACGCCTACCCCGACCGGCTCTCAGGAGGCCAGCAACAGCGGGTCGCCATCGCCCGCGCCCTCGCCATGGACCCGGACTTCCTGCTGTTCGACGAGCCGACGTCGGCCCTGGATCCCGAGCTCGCCGCCGAGGTGGTGGCGGTCCTCGCCGATCTCGCCGCCGAGAACCGCACCCTCGTCGTGGTCACCCACTCGCTGGCCTTCGCCCGTCGGGTCGCCGACCGCGTCGTGTTCCTCGAGGACGGACGGATCCTCCAGGACGGCACCCCCGAGGAGTTCTTCGGGAGCGAGGACGCGCGCCTGCGTCGTTTCCGCGATGTCATCGGTTCCGTGTGAGGTCACGGGCAGCTTCCAGCCCGGGCACGGGAAACCCCGTTAGAGTGGAGGGGTCGGCGCGCCGAGGACCGTCCTACGCGCTCCTCGACGTCGGCCAACCATTTCTCTCGTGAGGAGCGCCATGGCACGCCACAACATCGTGTTCGGCCGTGACCAGGCCGTGCAGGGGCGGAACTATCACGCCCCCCAGTTCGGTCAGTCGCAGGACGGACCGCCCCCCGGGACCCAGTGGTCCTCCGACTTCGGACAGCCCGCCGCCGGCCGGCAGGCCGCCGGCCAGCAGACCCTCGGCCAGCAGGGCGGCGACCCGCTCGAGGCCATGTACGCCCGGCCCGCCGCGACCGGCCACGACACCGGCCGGATGTCGATGCGGGACGCCCTGAACGCGATCACGGCGACCCTCGGCACCATCGTGGTCGTCGGCTTCGCGGTCGGCGTGACCCCGGCCGCGCTGGGGCTCGTCGCCGGCGAGCAGGGCCTCGCCCTCGGCATGGTGGTCACCATGGCGGCGCTGGTGATCGGCCTCGTCGGCGGTCTGGTCACCGCACTGGTCAACATCTTCAAGAAGAAGCCGTCGCCGATCCTGGTGCTGGCCTACGCCGCCTTCGAGGGCCTGCTCCTGGGCGGTCTCAGCGCCATGCTCGGCCAGCAGTTCCCCGGCATCGGCCTCCAGGCCGTGGTCGGGACCCTCGCGGTCGCGGGCGCCGTGCTCGTCATGTTCCGCCTCGGCGTGCTGCGCACCTCGCCGGTGCTCAACAAGATCTTCATGGTCGCGATGGTGGCCTACCTGCTGTTCGGCATCGTCAACATCGGGTACGTGTTCCTGACCGGCGGAAGCCTCCGTGACGGGGTCGTCGGCCTGATCATCGGCGGTCTGGCCGTGGTCATGGCCTCGTATTCGCTGGTGATGGATTTCGAGGACGTCCAGCGGGCGGCGGACTCCGGGATGCCGCGGGTGTACGCCTGGCGCTGCGCCTTCGGGCTCGCGGTCACCATGGTGTGGCTGTACGTCGAGATCCTGCGGATCCTCGCGATCCTGCGCGGCGACTGACGGGCGCATCACGCGCCGCCTCGGCGGCGCCCGTATGCTGACACGGCGGGTCCCCTCCTCGGGGGCCCGCCGCTGCGTATTCGGGAGAGAGGGGCTCTGCGATGGCCGAGGTGTGGCAGTGGCTGCTCGACCACGGGGTCGTCGTGATCACCTACCTCTTCCTGGCGATCGACGTGATCTTGAGGATCCTCGGGCTGATCCTGGTCCCGCGCAACCGCCGGCCCGGTTCCGCGCTGGCCTGGCTGATGGCGATCATGGTGCTTCCGATCGTCGGGTTCCCGCTGTACCTCCTGCTGGGCAAGGCCGAGCTGCCGCGCAAACGTCGCGAGAAGCAGAAGGTCGTCAATCGTCTGATGCATGCGCGGGCGCAGGACATCCCCGACAGCGAGCTCGACGAGGACGCCCCCAGCTGGCTGCAGTCCGCGGTGAGACTCAATCGCGAGCTCGGCGCGTTCCCGCTGACGGGCAACAACGTCGCCGATCTCGAGATCGACTACGACACCTCGCTCGCGCGCATGGCCGCCGACATCCGCACCGCCCAGCACGAGGTCCACGTGCTCTTCTACATCATGGCCCTCGACGCGGTCACCGAGGACTTCTTCGCGGCCCTCGCGGAAGTCGCGGACCGCGGCGTGAAGGTGCGGGCCCTCTACGACCACCTGGGATCGCTCACCCACGGTTCCGTGTACCGGGCCATGCGGCGGCACTTCGACGCCCACGGCATCGAGCACTACCCCATGATGCCGGTCAAGCTGTTCCGCGACGGGGCCTTCCAGCGTCCCGACCTGCGCAACCACCGCAAGCTGCTGATCGTGGACGGGCAGATCGGCTGGCTGGGCAGCCAGAACATGATCGCCGCGCACTACAACAAGAGAGCGAACATCCGGCGCGGCCTGCACTGGCAGGAGACGATGGCACGGCTGCGCGGCCCGATCGTCTCGGAGATGAACCTGCTGTTCTCCACGGACTGGTACTACGAGTCCTCCGAGCAGCTGCCGATGGAGACCGTGGTGACCACTCCGGAGGACACCTCCGGCACCTACGAGTGCCAGCTCGTGCCCAGCGGTCCGGGTTTCGTGTTCGAGAACAACCTGCTGCTGTTCAACCAGCTGTTCTACTCGGCCGGCCAGCGCATCAGCGCCGTCAGTCCCTACTTCGTGCCCGACGAGTCGATGCTCGCGGCGCTCGTGACCGCCGCACGCCGCGGGGTCGACGTCGAGCTGTTCGTCTCGGAGATCGGGGACCAGTTCCTGGTGTTCCACGCCCAGCGCTCCTACTACACGGCGCTGCTGCAGGCCGGGGTGCGGATCTGGCTCTACCAGGCGCCCACGATCCTGCACGCCAAGCACGTGACCATCGACGACTCGGTGACCGTGATCGGTTCCTCGAACATGGACATCCGCTCGTTCCTGTTGGACATGGAGAGCTCGATGATGATCGGCGGCACCGACTTCATGGCCAAGATGCACGAGGTCGAGAACGCCTACCGCTCCCGCAGCCGGGAGCTCACCCTGGAGGAATGGGAGCAGCGCCCGGTGCCCATGAGGCTGCTGGACAACCTCTGCCGTCTCGCCTCCTCGGTCGTCTGATCCGGCGGCAGCGGCGGTCCCTCAGCCGGACAGGCCCGTCAGGGAGGAGTACCCCTCGTCGGCCGCCTTCTCGTGCTCGGTGACGCCCACCGCGGTCTCCGTGACGAAGGCGCTGGGGCCCTCCTCGGTCTCCAGCACCACCACCACGATCTCGCTGGCGTCGGTCTTCTCGAGGTCGTCGGATCCGAAGTTCACCACCGCCCGGGTCTCGTACCCGGGCATCCCGCCGATCGTCACGGGCTTGGTGGTCTCCTCGTCCCAGGTGCGCTCGCGCGCCTGATCGCCCCAGTTGCCGTCGGTGAAGAAGCACTTCGCGATCTTCTGCGAGGCGATCTCGGGGCCGGGGTACTCGACGCCGGGCTGCCACTGGACCTGGCCGACGGTCATCGTCGAGACCCAGCTGTCCTCGACCTCGCCGTAGGCGGTCTGGCTGTCGCCCAGGAAGTAGACGAAGCCGCCGGTCTCGCGCCCGCCGTAGGCCGCCGGGGGGATGAACTCGAGGCCGCCGCCACGGAGCTTGCCCGAGGGGTTCTTCGAGGTCCGCTCGGACTCCGGCGCCCAGCACCGCTCCTCGTCCACGTCGGTCGGCTCCCCGGAGGTCGGCTCGTCGGTGGCGGTGGCCTCGGGGTCCTGCGGGGTCTCGGGACCCGCCGCCGTGGTCTCCTCGCCGGAGCCGCCGGTGAGGGTCGGGCGCAGCACGAGGTAGCCCACCGTGGCCCCCACGATCAGCAGGAACACGATGGCGAAGGCGATGGCTCCGATCAGCAGCGCGCCGCCGCGCCCGCCGCCCGGGCCGGGGCTCTGCGGCTGGGTCGAGGTGAACTGCGGTCCGGTGCTCACGGTCTGCTCCTTCGGGGGCGGGGGCGCCTCGTCATCACTCGACGACCTCGAGGCTGGCGATGATGTCCTCGAGATCCTGGACGTGCTCGGGCTGATCGGCGGCGACGTCGCTGACCAGGGCACTGGGGCCGTCAGGTCCGTCCACGACGATCGAGGTCACGACCGAGGCCTGGGTGGTGGCGAGGGTCTCGGGGTCCTCGAAGTGGTAAGTGGCCTGCACGATCCATCCCGACTGACCGTCGATGGTCCTTGCCTCGGAGCGGTAGTCGGTGACCTGCGGCTCCTCGCCGAAGTAGTCGATGACGCCCGACGTCGTCGCGTAGCACTGGAACAGCGCGACCGCGGCGTTCTCCGTCCCGGGGTAGCCGCCCTCGTCCTCCGGCCAGGTGACCTTCCCGAGGTTGACGACGCTGTACCAGTTGCCCTCGACGTTGCGCGCCTGGGCGTCGACCTCCGTGAGGTACGGCAAGGAGGAGGGGCCCCAGGCGAACTGCCAGCTCTCGGGGATCGTGTACTGCAGGTCGCCACCGCGGATGGTGCCGGGGTCGGCCGGTTCCGCCGAGGCGTTGTCGGAGGGCATCGTGCACTCGGTGGTGGGCTTCTCGGTGAAGATCGGCGGCGGCGGGGCGATGTCGGGATCCTGCGGGTCCGGCACGTACTCCGACTGCCCCTCGGCGGAGCGTTCCCCGGTCTTGTACGCCTGGGGGTCGCCCTCTTCCAGGACCGAGCGGAACACCGTCTGGGAGAGGACCAGGGCGATCACGGCGAGCAGCACGACACCGGAGCCGACGACGGCCAGCACCGTGGTGAGGGTGCGGTGACGCGCGCGCTCGCCGGGCTCGCCGGTGGAGGCGCCGTGCTCGGCCGTCTCGTAATCCGGCAGCGACCTGGGGTCGTCGGAGCTGAAACTGGGCAAACTGGGCAAGGAGGAGCCCGTCGGCTGCTCATCGCTGCCGTGCGGATCCTGTGTCATCGCCACCTCCCCGGCGCGGAGGGCCCCGTGCCCCCGTCGGGGACCCTCGTCCCCGGGTGATTCTCGCACGCCCCGTCCGATGCGTGCCCACCCAGGATAGGGATTCGCACCCGTCCCGAGTGGGACCTGCCAGGGGGCGTCCGGCGCCCCTTGATACTCTCCCGGCACACGCTCACGGGAGCCCGCCGCCCCGTTGCGCAGCGCCGAGAGCCCCGAGAGATGGAGTCCGCATGCGCCCACCCCTGGTCCTCACGATCGCCGGCTCCGATGCGGACGGTG from Brachybacterium sacelli includes the following:
- the cls gene encoding cardiolipin synthase — translated: MAEVWQWLLDHGVVVITYLFLAIDVILRILGLILVPRNRRPGSALAWLMAIMVLPIVGFPLYLLLGKAELPRKRREKQKVVNRLMHARAQDIPDSELDEDAPSWLQSAVRLNRELGAFPLTGNNVADLEIDYDTSLARMAADIRTAQHEVHVLFYIMALDAVTEDFFAALAEVADRGVKVRALYDHLGSLTHGSVYRAMRRHFDAHGIEHYPMMPVKLFRDGAFQRPDLRNHRKLLIVDGQIGWLGSQNMIAAHYNKRANIRRGLHWQETMARLRGPIVSEMNLLFSTDWYYESSEQLPMETVVTTPEDTSGTYECQLVPSGPGFVFENNLLLFNQLFYSAGQRISAVSPYFVPDESMLAALVTAARRGVDVELFVSEIGDQFLVFHAQRSYYTALLQAGVRIWLYQAPTILHAKHVTIDDSVTVIGSSNMDIRSFLLDMESSMMIGGTDFMAKMHEVENAYRSRSRELTLEEWEQRPVPMRLLDNLCRLASSVV
- a CDS encoding amino acid ABC transporter permease codes for the protein MSHVLELWIDSLPRMLAALVEVTVPLSLISFAIALALAVAVALLRLYSPAPLKLLAWAYVQVFRGTPLVVQLFIVFFGLPNLGVSLPAFTAAVITLALNTGAYASEAVRASILSIPRGQFEAAQTLNLSRSTTFRKVVAPQAVRIVLPPLANDFIDLVKGTSLVFAITLIDLFQVGRQVAATTYEPLIMYTLVALIYLALVSLLSLGQNVLEKKVSAHVRAG
- a CDS encoding Bax inhibitor-1/YccA family protein, coding for MARHNIVFGRDQAVQGRNYHAPQFGQSQDGPPPGTQWSSDFGQPAAGRQAAGQQTLGQQGGDPLEAMYARPAATGHDTGRMSMRDALNAITATLGTIVVVGFAVGVTPAALGLVAGEQGLALGMVVTMAALVIGLVGGLVTALVNIFKKKPSPILVLAYAAFEGLLLGGLSAMLGQQFPGIGLQAVVGTLAVAGAVLVMFRLGVLRTSPVLNKIFMVAMVAYLLFGIVNIGYVFLTGGSLRDGVVGLIIGGLAVVMASYSLVMDFEDVQRAADSGMPRVYAWRCAFGLAVTMVWLYVEILRILAILRGD
- a CDS encoding amino acid ABC transporter ATP-binding protein, encoding MSVPAEPLRLLGVRKTFGDLVALDDISFEVGRGSTTVLLGPSGSGKSTLLRCINLLEKPDAGQIDLGDGPIDVGGKLSGRTVRTIRSRSTMVFQQFNLFPHLTALGNVVLAPIESRGLPRPAAEERGRELLEKVGLGDKTDAYPDRLSGGQQQRVAIARALAMDPDFLLFDEPTSALDPELAAEVVAVLADLAAENRTLVVVTHSLAFARRVADRVVFLEDGRILQDGTPEEFFGSEDARLRRFRDVIGSV
- a CDS encoding transporter substrate-binding domain-containing protein, which encodes MTRMTRSSSTPRPSRRLALATGGAGLTALLAACGAGGGSSAGGSGDEDFLARIQEAGTVRVGLEGTYRPYAFHDVSGELVGFEKDIADVIAEGLGVEPEYIETEWDSLIAGLDVDRYDLVINNVGITPEREEKYAFTAPYAQSIGRIAVPEDSDLEVVEDLDGKRAAQTATSNWAQQMEELGAEVVPVQGFAEAIDLVLQGRVDATANDFISFQTYQEEHPDAAFRMLDAELPSDVTVGVIMQKGQEQLLAAVDEILADMKADGSLTTIYEEWVGQDITPEG